In a single window of the Candidatus Methanomethylicota archaeon genome:
- a CDS encoding PHP domain-containing protein, with protein MEVAADFHIHVMYSRDALLKPKNLVKIASRKKIKVLAVTDHNTMRGAFETIREAKKNSSEIIIIPGIEISTNKGHIIGIFTQENISTKNYMDVIDQIKRQDGLVIIPHPLRKTQKFRKNEIIKADLLEAVNGRSTYRENELALGLGKQMNKPLVSGSDSHFSFELGRILTLLPWKPDDLDDLRKMLLNNYIIGIKGKACFLTPRFAHALSFSVETCRRIAGL; from the coding sequence ATGGAAGTTGCTGCTGATTTTCACATTCATGTTATGTATTCACGTGATGCACTATTGAAACCTAAAAACCTTGTGAAAATTGCCTCTCGAAAGAAAATAAAAGTATTGGCAGTAACCGATCATAACACTATGAGAGGCGCATTTGAAACTATTAGAGAGGCGAAGAAAAATAGCTCGGAAATTATTATAATTCCAGGGATTGAAATATCAACAAATAAGGGCCATATAATCGGTATCTTCACCCAAGAAAATATCAGCACTAAAAACTACATGGATGTTATAGATCAAATTAAAAGGCAAGATGGACTTGTAATAATTCCTCATCCGCTCAGGAAAACGCAAAAATTCAGAAAAAATGAAATTATTAAAGCAGATTTACTGGAAGCTGTAAATGGTCGATCAACTTATAGAGAAAATGAATTAGCATTAGGTTTAGGAAAACAAATGAATAAACCATTAGTTTCAGGAAGCGATTCTCATTTTTCATTCGAGCTGGGGAGGATTCTGACACTTTTACCATGGAAACCAGATGATTTGGATGATTTAAGGAAGATGCTTTTGAACAATTACATAATAGGAATTAAAGGAAAGGCATGTTTTCTTACTCCTCGTTTTGCTCATGCTTTAAGCTTTTCAGTAGAAACATGTAGGCGCATTGCTGGCTTGTGA